In Lactiplantibacillus pentosus, the sequence CCGAATCGTAAACGTGTAGCGGGTCTTGTTCTCAGTCGGTTTGACCTTCTTTTCAACGACCCCCGCGACGATCTTATTATTCGCATTTTTGCGATAAATGCCTTCGCCGGTTTGCGTAATGACGGCACCACCATTAGTTTCAATCGACGTGGTCGGATCACTGGTCATTGGCTCCCCAGGAATCGTAATGCCTAACGTCTTATTCTGGTTGGCTGCGCTGGTCGTCTTTGAAGAATTAGAGACCGCGCCTAAGCAGCCGGTTAATAATAAGGCACTCACAACCCCAATAATGCTATATGTATACTTTGCCTGCATCCCTAATCCCTCCATATGTATGATCTTAATCAGCTTAAACTGGCGTCCGATAAACACAAAAAGACGTCCCACTAAGCTATTGCTTAAAAGGACGTCTTCACGCGGTACCACCTCATTTGCGAGTCAGGACAACTCGCCACTTACATACGGCCAAATGAATTGACGATATGTTGGTACGCTATCGGGTACAACCGGCAGCCGCTTCACACGACTGCTCACTAGCTATCGACTTTGAGTGATCAGTGCAGGTCGCTTTGCAGCTGCCGCGACTCTCTGTGACTGACTGATAACCGACTCCTCGATGGCCGTTCGTTTAATCTAATTATTTTTTAATGTGATTCACATCTTAGCGGTGATTTTTGAATTTGTCAAATCTTTTTTCGAATTTTTTAAGTGCGCGCGCAAATGTGGATAGCAGATTGCTATCGTATCAGGCCTATTCATGGATGGTTAAAAAAATGCACGTTCTTAAGACAGCCAGCTTAGGCCCGTTGGAAACAGTGCAAATCGGCGTAAACCTACAGTGATAGATTCATTTTACGCCAGCTTCCAGAAATTTCTGACAATGCCGGAACGCGACACAGCTTTAAGTCGACCACCCACTTCTTAAATACTGGTCTTCCAATAGCCAAGCACACAACGCTTACTAAGTAGCATTTCATCACTGAGGATTGTCAGGGTTGAAGTATCTTGTTCCAGCACTGTCAGACAGCCTCGCAGTTCAGACTAGGATACATTTCCGGCTGGCAAATACCCGGACGGCGAATTTTGACTATTCAGTAAAGATAAAACCAAGGCACAAAAAAGACCCACCACACGGCAGGTCCATTTGTATTTAACGTTTATGATTGCGAATCGCACGCTTTCTAGCTTTTTCCAAAGCCCGCTTGCGTTCTCGTTCTGCTTTTTGCTTCTCTTCCCGTTCGCGATTGATCTTGAATGGGTTTTGCAGGAGCAAGGTTTGTCCAACTTGGAACGCGTTGGAGATCACCCAGTACAAGGACAAGGCTGATGGCACGTTGATGGCCGTAATCAAGATAATCACGGGCATCAGGTACGTCATCGAAGTCGTCATCCCATTTTGCTCTGGTTGCGACTTCATCGCTAACCAGGAACTGGCGAACGTGAAGATCGCCGCCAGAATCGGCAAGACGTAGTACGGGTCCTTACTACCTAATTGAAGCCATAAGAACGAACCGGTCTTCAGGACTTGGGTCCGCCAGATTGCTTGGTACAATGCAATCAAGATTGGCAACTGAACTAGCAATGGCAACATGCTGGCCATTGGATGCACACCATGCTTGGCGTACAACTTCTTCATTTCCGCTTGGAGCTTTTGCTGAGTTTCCATGTCCCGTGATGAATATTGCTTTTGTAAAGCCTTCATCTGCGGTTGGACCTCTTGCATGGCTACCATGTTGCGGGTTTGGAAGATCATCAATGGTAAGATGATGACCCGGATGATCAACGTAAAGACGATGATCCCGAGACCATAACTATGACCGAACAAGTTTGATAACCAAATAATCGCCCGTGAGAAGTTCAAGATGATCAAGCCATCCCAAAATCCGGTACTCTTATCCGTGATGGGGGTATTGCTACACCCACTCAAAACTAGTACAAGTGCTAGTACGGCCAGCATTGCCAGTATTTTTCTGTACTTTTTCAAACGAATGTCCTCACTTTAATCATTGTCCAGCAGGTGCGCTAGCTTTAGCGCATGGCTTAGATAAGCTTTGGTTTCGGCTTGCGACTTACCGGCAACGGTTGGTCGGGCAATGACGAGGAAGTCCGCATCTTGCTTAAGCTGCGGCTTTAGCTCGGTGATTGATTGCCGAATCCGGCGTTTGACCCAGTTACGCGCAACGGCATTCCCAATCTTTTTACCGACTGAAATACCCACGCGGAAATGAGGTTGCCCCGGTTTTTCCAAAACGTAAATGACAAATTGACGATTGGCA encodes:
- the rnpA gene encoding ribonuclease P protein component, whose protein sequence is MRKSYRVKKETEFQQVFETRNSYANRQFVIYVLEKPGQPHFRVGISVGKKIGNAVARNWVKRRIRQSITELKPQLKQDADFLVIARPTVAGKSQAETKAYLSHALKLAHLLDND
- the yidC gene encoding membrane protein insertase YidC, with amino-acid sequence MKKYRKILAMLAVLALVLVLSGCSNTPITDKSTGFWDGLIILNFSRAIIWLSNLFGHSYGLGIIVFTLIIRVIILPLMIFQTRNMVAMQEVQPQMKALQKQYSSRDMETQQKLQAEMKKLYAKHGVHPMASMLPLLVQLPILIALYQAIWRTQVLKTGSFLWLQLGSKDPYYVLPILAAIFTFASSWLAMKSQPEQNGMTTSMTYLMPVIILITAINVPSALSLYWVISNAFQVGQTLLLQNPFKINREREEKQKAERERKRALEKARKRAIRNHKR